From the genome of Sphingobacterium kitahiroshimense, one region includes:
- a CDS encoding acyltransferase: MDLQTKRTYIPWIDFLRIFACFLVVLCHSCDAFVASFDNSFSFHTAVFIGSLVRPCVPLFAMMSGILLFPIKTDLATFYKKRIGRIIIPLLFWSIALPVAFALYAYFIQKSPNGLISIEKYTVEGTMTKIITSIFNFNYDTTPLWYIYMLIGIYLIIPIFGSWLDRASKKDIQIFLGFWIVTLVLPYIKMAAPLLGYNDNYGNTGIWGVCTWNEFGTFYYFSGFIGYIILAYYLVKFPLNWSWNKTLSIAVPLFLIGFVITFSGFLITQKYFPANYANLEIVWYFCSINVAMMTFSVFIIFQRLKVRESKALKDWSLATFGIFLSHFIIVQGISDLFFKIPYLPAGLKIILIAVISFVLSYLVTKLFYTNSITRRFVK, translated from the coding sequence ATGGATTTACAAACAAAAAGAACTTACATTCCCTGGATTGATTTTTTAAGAATCTTCGCTTGCTTTTTAGTCGTACTCTGCCATAGCTGCGATGCATTTGTCGCTTCTTTTGATAATAGCTTTTCTTTTCATACAGCAGTATTCATAGGAAGTCTTGTGCGACCATGCGTTCCTTTATTTGCCATGATGTCCGGTATTTTATTATTTCCGATTAAGACCGACCTCGCTACATTTTATAAAAAACGTATCGGGCGCATCATTATTCCATTATTATTTTGGTCCATTGCACTTCCAGTAGCATTTGCATTATACGCCTATTTTATTCAAAAAAGCCCAAATGGGTTGATTTCAATTGAAAAATACACTGTAGAAGGAACTATGACGAAAATAATTACCTCAATTTTTAATTTCAATTACGATACAACACCCCTTTGGTACATTTACATGCTCATTGGCATTTATTTAATCATACCCATATTTGGTTCATGGTTAGATCGCGCTTCGAAAAAAGACATACAGATCTTTTTAGGCTTTTGGATTGTAACCTTAGTTTTGCCCTACATTAAAATGGCTGCTCCACTATTAGGTTACAACGACAACTACGGCAATACGGGTATTTGGGGAGTCTGTACCTGGAATGAGTTTGGAACTTTTTATTATTTTTCTGGTTTTATCGGCTACATCATTCTCGCCTATTATTTAGTAAAATTCCCTTTAAATTGGTCTTGGAACAAAACATTATCAATCGCTGTTCCGCTCTTTTTGATCGGATTTGTTATAACTTTTTCAGGTTTCCTAATTACACAAAAATATTTTCCTGCCAACTATGCTAATTTAGAGATCGTGTGGTATTTCTGCTCCATAAACGTCGCGATGATGACTTTTTCAGTATTTATAATTTTTCAAAGATTGAAGGTGCGTGAATCAAAAGCATTAAAAGATTGGTCTCTTGCAACATTTGGGATATTCCTTTCTCACTTTATAATTGTACAGGGTATTTCAGACTTGTTTTTTAAAATTCCATATCTACCTGCTGGTCTAAAAATAATTCTCATCGCCGTTATTAGTTTTGTCTTAAGTTACCTAGTGACTAAGCTATTTTACACCAATTCCATAACAAGAAGATTTGTTAAATAA
- the aspS gene encoding aspartate--tRNA ligase, with translation MHRTNTCGELTIADLGKTVTLSGWVQKSRDLGGMTFIDVRDRYGITQLTFNSDDDDSLRASARELGREYVIKVTGTVIERSSKNLKIPTGEIEIKVSSLEILNSAKTPPFTIEDETDGGEDIRMKFRYLDLRRNPVRENLILRHKTAQEVRRFLDEQNFLEVETPVLIKSTPEGARDFVVPSRMNAGEFYALPQSPQTFKQLLMVSGFDRYFQIVKCFRDEDLRADRQPEFTQIDCEMSFVEQEDVLNIFEGLANHIFKKIKNIDLGEVPRMTYADAMRLYGSDKPDIRFGMQFVELNEVAKDKGFPVFDAAELVVGINAENCAYYTRKQLDALTDFVKRPQVGATGLVYARYNEDGTVKSSVDKFYTPEQLLEFAKLFNAKPGDLFLIMAGPKDKVRKQLNELRLEVANQLGLRDKNKFAPLWVLDFPLLEWDEESERYHAMHHPFTSPKPEDIALLDTNPGEVRANAYDFVLNGTEVGGGSIRIHDRELQSLMFKHLGFTPEEAQKQFGFLMEAFTYGAPPHGGLAFGFDRLVALLAGIDSIRDVIAFPKNNSGRDVMIDAPSTIHQDQLNELSLNLNLKLK, from the coding sequence ATGCATAGAACAAACACGTGCGGAGAATTAACAATAGCTGACTTAGGTAAAACAGTAACACTTAGCGGTTGGGTTCAAAAATCTCGCGATTTAGGCGGAATGACTTTCATAGATGTAAGAGATCGCTATGGCATTACACAATTAACTTTTAATTCGGATGACGACGATTCTTTACGCGCTAGCGCACGTGAACTAGGCCGTGAATATGTGATTAAAGTAACTGGAACAGTTATCGAACGTTCGAGTAAAAATCTAAAAATTCCAACTGGAGAAATTGAAATCAAAGTTTCTTCTTTAGAAATATTAAATTCGGCGAAAACGCCACCATTTACCATCGAAGATGAAACCGACGGCGGGGAAGACATCAGAATGAAATTCAGATACTTAGACTTACGTCGTAACCCAGTTCGTGAAAACTTAATTTTACGTCACAAAACAGCTCAGGAAGTTCGTCGTTTTCTTGACGAGCAAAACTTTTTAGAAGTTGAAACCCCTGTATTGATCAAATCAACACCGGAAGGTGCTCGTGATTTTGTTGTTCCCTCTCGTATGAATGCAGGAGAATTCTATGCCTTACCACAATCGCCACAAACATTCAAGCAATTATTGATGGTATCTGGTTTCGACCGGTATTTTCAAATTGTAAAATGTTTCCGCGACGAGGATCTACGTGCAGACCGTCAACCCGAATTTACACAGATTGACTGCGAAATGTCATTCGTAGAGCAAGAAGATGTTTTAAATATATTTGAAGGTTTAGCAAATCATATTTTCAAAAAAATCAAGAATATTGATTTGGGAGAAGTACCTCGTATGACGTACGCCGATGCGATGCGTTTATACGGTTCTGATAAACCAGATATCCGATTCGGTATGCAATTCGTAGAATTAAATGAAGTTGCAAAAGATAAAGGCTTCCCTGTGTTTGATGCAGCTGAATTAGTAGTTGGTATTAACGCAGAAAATTGTGCATACTATACTCGTAAACAGCTCGATGCATTGACCGATTTTGTAAAACGTCCTCAAGTTGGTGCAACAGGTCTTGTATATGCGCGCTACAATGAAGACGGTACGGTAAAATCTTCCGTTGACAAGTTTTATACACCTGAGCAATTATTAGAATTTGCAAAATTATTTAATGCTAAACCTGGTGACTTATTCCTAATCATGGCCGGTCCAAAGGATAAAGTACGTAAACAATTAAATGAACTTCGTCTTGAAGTGGCCAATCAATTGGGTCTTCGTGATAAAAACAAATTTGCACCACTTTGGGTACTTGATTTTCCACTATTAGAGTGGGATGAAGAATCTGAACGTTACCATGCGATGCACCATCCTTTTACTTCTCCAAAACCGGAGGATATTGCATTATTGGATACTAATCCTGGTGAAGTTAGAGCAAATGCGTACGATTTTGTACTCAACGGTACTGAAGTAGGTGGTGGTTCGATTCGTATCCACGATCGTGAATTGCAATCTTTGATGTTCAAACATTTAGGGTTCACACCCGAAGAGGCACAAAAACAATTTGGTTTCTTAATGGAAGCATTTACTTACGGTGCTCCTCCGCATGGTGGATTAGCATTTGGATTTGATCGTTTAGTTGCATTATTAGCTGGAATAGACTCTATTCGTGACGTCATTGCTTTCCCTAAAAACAATTCAGGAAGAGATGTGATGATCGATGCTCCTTCAACTATCCATCAGGATCAATTGAACGAATTGAGCTTAAATTTGAATTTAAAACTTAAATAA
- the mraZ gene encoding division/cell wall cluster transcriptional repressor MraZ: protein MSFLIGEYECKLDTKGRMVLPAALKRQLPDVEREGLVINRGFEKHLVIYTREEWNAITARLAQLNQYVEKNRMFIRNFTRGATELSLDAAGRVLLPKGLLDYSGITGEVVLACQVNKIEVWSKDGYEEFMNGDLGEDFSALAEQVMGGFDLGGLANG, encoded by the coding sequence ATGAGTTTTTTAATTGGCGAATATGAATGCAAGTTGGACACCAAAGGAAGAATGGTGTTGCCCGCTGCGCTCAAAAGGCAATTGCCTGATGTTGAGCGTGAGGGACTTGTGATCAATCGTGGATTTGAAAAACATTTGGTGATCTATACGCGCGAGGAGTGGAATGCGATTACAGCTCGGTTAGCTCAGTTGAATCAGTACGTTGAAAAAAATAGGATGTTTATCCGAAATTTTACACGTGGTGCAACAGAGCTAAGTTTGGATGCTGCTGGTCGTGTTTTGTTGCCAAAGGGTTTGCTAGATTATTCAGGTATCACAGGTGAAGTTGTTTTGGCTTGCCAGGTTAATAAAATTGAAGTTTGGTCCAAAGACGGATATGAAGAGTTTATGAATGGAGATCTTGGAGAGGATTTTTCAGCTTTGGCCGAGCAGGTTATGGGAGGTTTTGATTTAGGAGGATTAGCGAATGGATAA
- the tsaD gene encoding tRNA (adenosine(37)-N6)-threonylcarbamoyltransferase complex transferase subunit TsaD, giving the protein MAVILGIESSCDETSASICIDGEIFSNVIATQAIHAKYGGVVPELASRAHQQNIIPTVEEAIRIAKIHKNQIDAVAFTRGPGLLGALLVGTSFAKSFALARNIPLIDVNHMQAHILAHFIEDPKPTFPFLCLTVSGGHTQIVLVKDYFEMEILGQTLDDAAGEAFDKTAKILNLPYPGGPLIDKHAQNGNPDAYKLPEPQIQGLDFSFSGLKTAILYMVQKEEKADPDFLKNHMDDVCASVQSRIVSILLNKLKKAAKETGVKDIAIAGGVSANSGLRRELLAMGERYKWNVFIPKFEYCTDNAAMIAIAGYQKYLIKDFVGQDVGPLARMPM; this is encoded by the coding sequence ATGGCTGTTATTTTAGGTATTGAATCATCTTGCGATGAAACATCTGCTTCAATTTGTATCGACGGTGAAATATTTTCTAATGTTATTGCTACTCAGGCGATTCATGCTAAGTATGGGGGTGTTGTACCCGAACTAGCATCGCGTGCGCATCAACAAAATATTATTCCTACAGTAGAAGAAGCCATTCGCATTGCAAAAATACATAAAAATCAAATAGATGCAGTAGCTTTTACACGTGGTCCGGGATTATTAGGCGCATTGTTGGTTGGAACTTCATTTGCAAAGTCTTTTGCTCTTGCTCGTAATATCCCCTTGATAGATGTCAATCACATGCAGGCTCATATATTAGCGCATTTTATTGAAGATCCTAAACCTACTTTCCCGTTTTTATGTCTTACTGTATCTGGGGGACATACACAAATTGTGTTGGTGAAAGATTATTTCGAAATGGAAATTTTAGGGCAGACATTAGATGATGCCGCCGGCGAGGCGTTTGACAAAACAGCAAAAATTCTGAATTTACCATACCCGGGCGGGCCGTTAATCGATAAACATGCACAAAATGGTAACCCAGATGCCTATAAACTTCCTGAACCGCAAATACAAGGTTTAGATTTTAGTTTTTCGGGTTTGAAGACGGCCATTCTTTATATGGTGCAAAAGGAGGAAAAAGCGGATCCCGATTTTTTGAAAAATCATATGGATGATGTTTGCGCTTCAGTTCAATCGCGTATCGTATCGATATTGCTCAATAAACTTAAAAAGGCAGCCAAAGAAACTGGAGTAAAAGATATTGCAATTGCTGGTGGAGTTTCGGCAAATTCAGGTTTAAGAAGAGAATTGCTAGCAATGGGAGAACGGTATAAATGGAATGTATTTATTCCGAAGTTTGAGTACTGTACTGATAATGCGGCTATGATTGCAATAGCGGGATATCAAAAATATTTAATTAAAGATTTTGTCGGACAGGATGTCGGTCCACTGGCACGTATGCCTATGTAG
- the rsmH gene encoding 16S rRNA (cytosine(1402)-N(4))-methyltransferase RsmH — protein MDNVYHVPVMLKECMDALAIKPNGIYVDVTFGGGGHSKEILKHLGPEGRLFAFDQDPDALNNVIDDARFTLIHQNFRFLKNNLRLNGVKQVDGILADLGVSSHQFDAADRGFSIRFDADLDMRMDQISDVDARAVLATYAEEDLHRIFGMYGEIVNAKTLAKTIVTARLTAPINTVAELKEAIKKLVPRGKEHKYHAQVFQALRIEVNKELEALQEFLLQTVDVLKSEGRLVVMSYHSLEDRLVKNFMAKGKFRGDVEKDFFGNEIKPFHVISRKAITANDTELVENNRSRSAKLRIAEKLEIA, from the coding sequence ATGGATAATGTTTATCACGTACCAGTAATGTTAAAAGAGTGCATGGATGCTTTGGCGATTAAGCCAAATGGTATTTATGTGGATGTTACTTTTGGTGGCGGAGGGCACTCAAAAGAAATTTTGAAACACTTGGGACCTGAGGGCAGGTTATTTGCTTTTGATCAGGATCCAGATGCATTAAATAATGTAATTGATGATGCTAGATTTACCTTGATCCATCAAAATTTTCGTTTCTTAAAAAACAATCTTCGTTTGAACGGGGTGAAGCAGGTGGATGGTATTTTAGCTGATTTGGGAGTTTCGTCTCATCAGTTTGATGCCGCTGACCGTGGCTTCTCTATTCGTTTTGATGCGGATCTGGATATGCGTATGGATCAGATTTCTGATGTTGACGCTCGTGCAGTATTAGCGACTTACGCTGAGGAGGATCTTCATCGTATTTTCGGAATGTACGGGGAGATCGTTAATGCAAAAACATTGGCAAAGACAATTGTGACAGCTCGTTTGACTGCTCCTATTAATACGGTTGCGGAATTAAAGGAAGCGATCAAGAAGTTAGTGCCTAGAGGGAAAGAGCATAAATATCATGCGCAGGTTTTTCAGGCTTTGCGTATTGAAGTTAATAAAGAGTTAGAAGCTCTGCAGGAGTTTTTATTACAGACGGTCGATGTTTTAAAATCAGAAGGACGTCTTGTGGTCATGTCTTATCATTCTTTAGAAGATCGCTTGGTTAAGAATTTTATGGCTAAGGGCAAGTTTAGAGGTGATGTAGAGAAGGACTTTTTTGGGAATGAAATAAAACCATTTCATGTTATCAGTCGTAAAGCAATTACTGCTAATGATACAGAACTGGTTGAAAATAATAGATCGCGTAGTGCGAAACTGCGTATTGCTGAAAAGTTGGAGATAGCTTAA
- a CDS encoding energy transducer TonB — MLNSKLNIYKSEWLEVVFAGRNQSYGAFELRNLSNRATNWSVVIVLSAVALIVLSSSIYKTYFKSEAPIIKERITVVDLAPQVEQKEKEEEDKIVEPIPIEKEAPQQVAIDLPKEEVIRFVEPKVAPQSMVKEDVVTQDELNKTNKLAGRLSLKANPNGTSIARGEFGTVKRDGGITGTNKDGALHGDPDAIVGFEHIEIQPRPQGGMEAFMKWVGENYQYPEAALQQGVSGIVEVSFVIEKDGTLTDIHVKRDVSHGTGKAAVELLVKAKKWKPGVQNGRPVRVAYTLPIRLNTVSQ; from the coding sequence ATGCTAAACTCCAAATTGAATATTTACAAATCGGAATGGTTAGAGGTTGTTTTTGCAGGACGTAACCAATCTTATGGCGCTTTTGAATTGCGTAATTTATCGAATAGGGCAACGAACTGGTCGGTCGTAATTGTTTTAAGTGCAGTTGCTTTAATCGTGCTAAGTAGTAGCATATACAAAACATATTTCAAATCAGAAGCGCCAATTATAAAAGAACGAATAACAGTTGTCGATTTAGCTCCCCAGGTTGAACAGAAGGAAAAAGAGGAGGAAGACAAAATTGTAGAACCTATTCCTATTGAAAAAGAAGCACCACAACAGGTTGCTATAGATTTACCAAAGGAGGAGGTAATTCGTTTCGTTGAACCTAAAGTTGCTCCTCAAAGTATGGTAAAAGAAGATGTGGTGACGCAAGATGAACTAAACAAAACCAATAAATTGGCGGGACGCTTGAGTTTGAAGGCAAATCCTAATGGAACATCTATTGCAAGAGGTGAGTTTGGTACAGTAAAACGGGATGGTGGAATAACCGGCACGAACAAAGATGGTGCATTACATGGAGATCCAGATGCTATTGTTGGGTTTGAGCATATAGAAATTCAGCCCAGACCGCAGGGTGGGATGGAAGCTTTTATGAAATGGGTGGGCGAAAATTATCAGTATCCTGAAGCCGCTTTACAACAAGGTGTCAGTGGAATTGTTGAGGTTTCATTTGTAATAGAGAAAGACGGTACATTAACAGATATCCATGTAAAGCGTGATGTTTCCCATGGAACAGGGAAAGCTGCTGTTGAATTGCTTGTCAAAGCAAAAAAATGGAAACCAGGAGTTCAAAACGGTCGTCCGGTTCGGGTAGCCTATACATTGCCTATTCGGTTAAATACAGTCTCTCAATAA
- a CDS encoding FtsL-like putative cell division protein — MGKNTIKQQGLSEELQEELQEAVEEKAEETQKFLRTLLTAGNLSIYSIVNYLPFIGFVTLLMLLYITNRHFAERTIRNIDKLGKEVKELSWDHKSLSAELMKMSTQTEIAKRVDSLGLKERVEPPIKIEIVKEKKK, encoded by the coding sequence ATGGGCAAGAATACAATAAAACAGCAGGGATTAAGCGAGGAGCTTCAAGAGGAACTACAGGAAGCAGTTGAGGAAAAAGCCGAGGAGACCCAGAAGTTTCTGCGGACGCTACTTACTGCTGGTAATTTGTCTATATATTCCATCGTCAATTATCTGCCATTTATTGGTTTTGTAACACTGCTCATGTTGCTTTATATTACAAATAGGCATTTTGCGGAGCGTACGATTCGTAATATTGATAAGCTGGGAAAGGAAGTTAAAGAGTTAAGCTGGGATCATAAATCACTTTCAGCAGAACTCATGAAAATGTCCACTCAAACTGAAATTGCGAAACGTGTAGATTCTTTAGGTTTGAAAGAGCGGGTAGAGCCACCGATCAAGATTGAAATTGTAAAAGAAAAAAAGAAGTAG
- a CDS encoding LutB/LldF family L-lactate oxidation iron-sulfur protein produces the protein MSVSSADKFLKESATKSFDSKHRDIINYNIDKYTIAFEKGKSKFVNLENSRLEANLTKWRAIENLDKYLLEFESKFIARGGKVIWANNAEEARQEIWKIMERNNAKTVIKSKSMASEEIELNHFLENKGIEALESDLGEFIIQLLDQKPYHIVTPAMHLSLADIAQLFNERFGTPLEATAEELTMKARELLREKYKTADIGISGANFLIADTGSIAITENEGNARLTTAFPKIHIAIVGIEKILPSINDLDLFWPLLATHGTGQNLTVYNTLLSGPRQAYESDGPEEMYVVLLDNGRTNLLAQKEQRQGLYCIRCGACLNVCPIYQNIGGHTYETTYQGPIGSLISPHLSGMKEFKHLSYASSLCGKCTEVCPVGIDIQRMLLLNRRDSVAEDLSPAIEKKAWKGFTYLIQRRKLIDLFGGKIKNFFISKFFKKTWGNNRQLPKIADKSFSKQWKEQQKNKD, from the coding sequence ATGTCAGTAAGCTCTGCAGATAAATTTTTAAAAGAAAGTGCGACAAAATCTTTCGACAGTAAACATCGCGATATTATTAACTATAATATCGACAAGTATACTATTGCTTTCGAAAAAGGGAAGAGTAAATTTGTAAATCTGGAGAACTCCCGTTTAGAAGCCAATCTAACAAAATGGAGAGCTATTGAAAATTTAGATAAATATCTACTCGAATTTGAAAGCAAATTTATAGCACGAGGAGGTAAAGTAATCTGGGCCAATAACGCAGAAGAAGCGCGTCAGGAAATCTGGAAGATCATGGAACGAAATAATGCAAAAACTGTTATCAAATCCAAATCCATGGCTTCTGAAGAAATTGAACTCAATCATTTTCTAGAAAATAAAGGAATAGAGGCATTAGAAAGTGATCTCGGTGAATTTATAATTCAATTATTGGATCAAAAACCTTACCACATCGTTACACCGGCGATGCATTTAAGTCTTGCAGATATAGCGCAATTATTCAACGAAAGATTTGGCACTCCGCTCGAAGCAACAGCTGAAGAATTGACAATGAAAGCACGTGAACTTTTACGTGAAAAATATAAAACTGCTGATATCGGTATTTCCGGAGCAAACTTTTTAATAGCAGACACCGGTAGTATTGCCATTACAGAAAATGAAGGAAATGCCCGTCTAACAACAGCTTTCCCAAAAATTCACATTGCTATTGTAGGTATTGAAAAAATATTACCATCGATCAATGACCTTGATTTATTCTGGCCTTTGCTTGCCACTCATGGAACAGGTCAAAATTTAACAGTTTATAATACACTACTGAGCGGCCCAAGACAAGCTTATGAATCTGATGGTCCAGAAGAGATGTATGTCGTCTTACTGGATAATGGACGAACCAATCTATTAGCGCAAAAAGAGCAGCGTCAGGGCCTTTATTGTATCCGATGCGGAGCATGTCTGAATGTATGCCCTATCTATCAAAATATTGGTGGACACACTTATGAAACGACTTATCAAGGTCCAATCGGTTCATTGATATCCCCACACCTCAGTGGCATGAAAGAGTTTAAACACTTAAGCTATGCTTCATCTCTTTGCGGTAAATGTACAGAAGTATGTCCGGTTGGTATCGATATTCAACGTATGCTGTTGCTAAACCGTAGAGATTCCGTAGCAGAGGATCTATCACCAGCAATCGAGAAAAAAGCATGGAAAGGATTTACTTACTTAATACAAAGGAGAAAGCTGATCGATTTATTCGGCGGAAAGATCAAGAACTTCTTTATTAGTAAATTTTTCAAAAAAACATGGGGAAATAATCGACAATTACCAAAAATCGCAGACAAATCATTTTCCAAACAGTGGAAAGAGCAACAAAAAAATAAAGATTAA